One segment of Phragmites australis chromosome 13, lpPhrAust1.1, whole genome shotgun sequence DNA contains the following:
- the LOC133887860 gene encoding uncharacterized protein LOC133887860 isoform X2, whose protein sequence is MKIATSFTDISVGLVCLAFMEYASSICHDFYTLKELDGVYFEIWKRVTKQQRSFEDALKEVYKLNKFPLCQGLLAYWLHYDCSHWETQVPEDKAVELIATTLKKMYKKTKGYEQYARKKLKIAELLGWLEQR, encoded by the exons ATGAAGATCGCAACAAGCTTTACGGATATTTCTGTGGGTCTAGTTTGTCTTGCTTTCATG GAATATGCATCCAGCATATGCCATGATTTTTATACTCTCAAGGAGCTAGATGGTGTCTATTTTGAGATTTGGAAGAGGGTCACAAAGCAACAG AGGAGTTTCGAAGATGCTTTGAAGGAAGTCTACAAACTAAACAAGTTTCCGCTGTGCCAAGGTCTTCTGGCGTATTGGCTGCATTACGACTGCTCTCACTGGGAAACACAG GTCCCAGAGGATAAAGCCGTTGAGCTGATTGCAACGACACTTAAAAAGATG TATAAGAAGACAAAGGGATATGAACAATACGCTAGAAAGAAGCTAAAGATTGCAGAACTACTTGGGTGGCTCGAACAGCGATAA
- the LOC133887860 gene encoding uncharacterized protein LOC133887860 isoform X1, with amino-acid sequence MKIATSFTDISVGLVCLAFMEYASSICHDFYTLKELDGVYFEIWKRVTKQQRSFEDALKEVYKLNKFPLCQGLLAYWLHYDCSHWETQFRSCTAGIYGRVPEDKAVELIATTLKKMYKKTKGYEQYARKKLKIAELLGWLEQR; translated from the exons ATGAAGATCGCAACAAGCTTTACGGATATTTCTGTGGGTCTAGTTTGTCTTGCTTTCATG GAATATGCATCCAGCATATGCCATGATTTTTATACTCTCAAGGAGCTAGATGGTGTCTATTTTGAGATTTGGAAGAGGGTCACAAAGCAACAG AGGAGTTTCGAAGATGCTTTGAAGGAAGTCTACAAACTAAACAAGTTTCCGCTGTGCCAAGGTCTTCTGGCGTATTGGCTGCATTACGACTGCTCTCACTGGGAAACACAG TTTCGCTCTTGCACGGCTGGCATCTATGGGAGA GTCCCAGAGGATAAAGCCGTTGAGCTGATTGCAACGACACTTAAAAAGATG TATAAGAAGACAAAGGGATATGAACAATACGCTAGAAAGAAGCTAAAGATTGCAGAACTACTTGGGTGGCTCGAACAGCGATAA